TAAATATCTAACTCAACTGAATAGATTGACGATTATTTCTCTGAGAATGACCAAAAATGCATATCTAATTGCAAGACATCGTGCTTAACTATAACTTTGTACTGGTTTCCTTCTTTTCCCTTGCAACTTCTGCTGAAGTGCCATTAATGCTAgcaatttcatttgttttattctCAAGCTGTGGCCCACTTCCCAACAGCAGGTGAAGAGATGGTGTGGTGGCTAGAAGCAGGGAGCCAAGAAAAAGAATGATGGAGGCAGGGGTGGCATAGtggggaagaagatgatgaacaATAGTGGTAGGATAAAAAAGGATGATATCGCATGAACGGTCAATTACTTTAgagatttaatattttgctgactaaaatgaacaaaatgaaaacatttaaaaaattgagtgaATCCAGTGATTGTACTGATTACAAATATCCACAATCAAAACtaacctattttttttaaagtatttaaaaaactGATCCAAaaccttaaatattttataaaattcgcatataaatcaaatttacccgaataataataaatagataactataataataatcgAATAACTCTCAGCCGTCAAAATGACAAAAAGTCATGAGCACcattaaaatatatgtgtatatatataagaaaaccTGATAAAATTtctactaaaattaattttttattcaatctaAAACACTTCTCTAAAGTCAAATCTTGGTCAACAAATGAAGAGCTGCCAAAATAACTGCAACGGCCAATCCAATGGTGACGTTCAAAAGAGGAGCTGCAGATAAATTTGGTGTCTGACTGATGGAGGAAGCGGGAGTAACAATGCTAGGAATAGTAGTGGGAGCCAAAGGAGGAATTGAAGGAGAACTGGTAGGAGAGGAAGTCAGAGAAGATTCATGGGAtgaaggagaaggagaaggagtGGCGGTTGACGGCGGAGAAGCTGGTGGCGAAGCGGTGGAAGCGGTGGTTGGAGAGGGAAATGACGGTGACTTGGTTGGCGTATTGCTGTGAGCTTTGCCGAGAGCGCAGGTGGCTACTAGAGTCAAAAGAACCAAGCAAACGAAGGATTTCGACATTTTcaagctttaaaaaaaaaatcggaACAGTCCAGAGGCGAACGAGAAGAGGAGATGAAagctgatatatatatatatatatatatatatatatatatatatatatatatatataggtggaATCTCTTTTGAACTAACTAAAATggattattatcattttaaatttcaaaatctaataaaattgaaaaactttgattaaataaatttatttataaaaatattttgtcacatttaaaatttccattaacgcacaatttatattaattaaatttaaattatgtatataataaataattatatattcaaagtataaattttataaaaaaaattaggggttgAGGCGAGAAATGGCTCGATGAACTGtagatttattttacttttgtttatgattttgtatttggtaagttaatatttgatacattattgtaaaatattttaattcctaAGTATACTTCAAATATTGTAGTATATTctaatactttattttttatagtatttttgtGCGAAgttttaaaaatccaaattaaataagagtaaactataaaaatagttacttttgtttgcctcgtattacattttagttatttatgtttgaaatgttacgttttagtcatttacgttatcgttttgctACGAAGTAGTCAATCAGCCATTCCGTTACCTCTATAATGACAaccctacgtggcagtccaaataggttttaaatgtcaacttggaTGCCCAACTGGGATGAGAACAATTTTATTAgtcaaaatggaaaagaaaactaaaagaaaaatgagactaatgatttttcaaacataaataactaaaatgtaatctgaaacaaacaaaaatgactatttttatagtttacccattaaataaattttgttatttgataGATTGGTAGTAAgatgttttaattttacaaacatTGTCTAATTGTTGTTTAAAAAATCAGATATCTGACAGATGATAGTTTTTAACGTACTTATGGAGTTAACAAAATCTCCACCACTAATGTGTccataataatcttattatttatcgttgaaattttaatatcataatatttttcttaaaaaattataagaatattttagataatattttaataattaattatttgttaaagttaattaaatattatcaaaatataactataaattagaattgaaaGTAGGCAACTTATTCTGATACCAATGCGGCATCATCAAGCATTAACATAAGTATTGACACAAGCAGacataaaaaagaagaagaagaataaacaCGTAAAGTTAGTTACATAATTCGAGCTTAACGAATTCTGTTACTAAGCTCGCGATACGAGCATtgatttaaatctaattttggATAATTACAATGTAATAAAACGATTTTAACTCTCAACTTACCAACTATAAGTCGACAATAATCAATGCatttaataatagtataataattCCTCACTTTTCTAACCTTTTACTTaccaaaatacacaaaataaaaCCTTTTATATATGCGATCTTTGTCGTGTTAAAGAACTAGATTTTGTAAATATAGGTTGCAAAATCTCTTGATCAAGCTCAAGATACTCGAGATAATAAGTTTATCAAcactatattataataatttatatttatatttgtttgctATGGAATCTAGAATGAAAACTAATAATGTgagaataatattttaatatgacaagcgttttatataaaatgattttatatgaCAATAATCcctattatatttttgtttaaattcattattGTCAATCGGTCCAAAAGCTACTATCAAACATCagcaattatcatattttatatataatataatgggtcatatttttaattttacagtTTCTGTGAAATTATCATACTTTTCAGTTAAAATTGTAGTCAttgaaggaaaaataataatcaaccTGGATAGTTATTTTCcatctttaaataaatttgttactgatgcataaaaaaaacccaaattaattcCCATGAACccttgaattaattaaaattacattttttccctTCCTTCTAAGAATGAAGATAATTCAATgtccaaatttaaaaaagtaaatcaaattgcatatatatattggtgaaaataaaatagaattattacaaaatattagaaaatctCAAGAGGAGAAGTTTCATATAACTGTAGACCCTCCTTCCTGCCAAAGGCCATCTTGGTATTACTATTAGCTTCTCCGTTCTTGTCTCTAGGAACATTTTCAATCAACcaattttccttattttgtaAAAGCTATAAGATACACCAGGTTAATGCAGAATTATTGATCTCTTCCATATTGTCTATCTGTATCACAATTCTATCATGTATTCTATTTTGTGTCAACGTCACACCATCGAGAATGCCCCACAATTCAGCTTCAAAAACAGAACATTTACCCAACCTGCAATTGAACCCGAGTAACCATTTGCCACAGAATCACAACATATAcactaaaactattaaaaaaacataatttaatacaattcccTCATTCTTAATTGTGGCAATAAATCATgttattgaagaaaaaaaactctACAACATGTAATGTaatacataccaaatttaaattatattttacaatcaATTATAATTAAGACAAGACTCATgatcaattataatatttatttgacttttttatttttttattagatatcattttatataaagCTGTTAGTTATTGTTGAAATAAGCTACTCAAATTCTGAGTATTATAAACTCTTTCTCTATACATGTAATTATGTGTAGCACCCTAATTCctaatgtaatttattactttgtTTTACATTATCTACAAATGGAATGCAAATGGCGTAGggatttctttttaatatttttattagattttagtTTGATTTCGGGAAAGACAGATATGAAATCGAAAAGAGAAGTAAAGTTAATGTCGATGGAAGACATTGCTAGTCAAAGGTGATGATTTACAGTAGTGATTATTCTTTTTTAGGAGATGAATAGTTTTAGAGGAAAtaaggattttttttctaaaaaaaagtgaaaataaaaaaatagagtcAACGTCATTAAAGGCTCTCGAGTAAGGATGAAACTTCCCGTAGGAGTAGATCTCGAAATATAGATTTTGagttaatttcattttaggtctaattatttttatgatattttttaattaataaataatcaatttattgatatataatattttggtataagACCTCTAATTGAGCTCAAAATGGAGTTAAATTAAGAAATGCAAATTcgcttaatattttatttggtttttggtGAATGTAGGCGCCACCGACGTAGgacatgttattttttaaatcaaaactcAACCAGGCTGGCCAAGAAATTTGGGGAACCAACATTACAGACTGCAACATCATCTTAACCCCACTCCTAGCttccaaatattttatatttttatatatttaaaattttatgtttcaaatTTTGGAGAAGCGTGAGAGAGCACTTATTTCGTTTATTGTTAGGAACCTTTTTTAGTACAGATTTTACCGTAAACAAACATGTAATGTTCATTTTTGTAACTTGGGAGAAAAATTATCTTACCctgattaactaaaattaataatataattttattttgcagtaAACAGATTCATGTTCAATTTATAACtaagctttttaaaaaaaagtttaatcataaatttaGTCACTAGCGTTTgcatattttgtcaaaatggccctaattgtatttattagccttttttggccatcaacctttattctttttttttcctcaatCGGCTTTTTCTAAcagatttaatgaataaattcaaggtttcaaaattttttttctttcaaaaggtTTACAATCTTTTATGCGTTTGTTTACTGAGAAGTTTTTCTAccgagttaattttttttagataattacatttattttatttaaattaagatttattttaaatttaatgtattatttattttattattttccgcatgtaattatcttattaggttatctaagtaataaattacatctcattaaaaatatttcacatatgaaatttcacatcatcccagttaaatttttaatggtaCTTTCATTAAATCtgttaaaaaaaacagattaaaaaaaagaataaaagttgatggccaaaaaagactcaaaaatataattaggaccattttgacaaaatatacaaacattaatggctaaatttatcattaaacctttaaaaaaactGCATAACCAATTTCCGTGTACATCTCCAACTTTTACAATCAATTGCAAGGAAAACATGCAAAATGCAAAAGGTAggcaaattcaacaaaattttagaattatcaTCAACTTCTTTCAAAGCCGttgaaagaaaaagttaaatgGAATTccatttttcaacttttttttttgtcggTGTAAACAACAATTGTTACTTATTTGTACAATTAGTTTTGCGTATTTTTTGTTGACATTTTTGTGTAATTTCAAGGATATTTTCGGACTTTATTATCGTTAAGGTAGTGTTTGAAAAGTTATTAGGTTATTAAATTTGAGTGTAATTACTCATAATTATTGATTATTGTGAAAGCTCAATTTCGTCCAagcctaaataaaaaaaccaaacagaaaaaaataagtaaaacaaaattaattagagTCCAGAGTCCACTTATAACAGATTACTGGCCcaaaattacaagcccaaacgacccaaaattaaaaaaaaaccctaactgcccaaatggcccaaacaCCTAAACTGTTTCAGACTAAACAAAAACCCTACCCTAGCTCGCATCGCACCCTAGACTGCACCGCCACCGCTCCTAGCCTCTGCCACCATCAACTGCTCTTCAATCACCACCTgcaaaaaacaacaaacaacaCGCAAATAACAGTAGCCAAGCAgggataaaaaaaaagaaaaagaagagagattTTAATCTAAAAACGACTATAAAAGCCAAATCTTTGTAATGTTTTAGGGGGTCTTTTTTTCTGAAATagaaatcgaaataaaaaaaacacaaacaaagcaatcaaaatacaaaatcgaaaaaaaacttcaaaagtaatctttttttatttttctttttttgtatctgttattatatatataaataaaattaaaaaaactcacTTGGTGTTCGTTTTCTGCCGttgttctttgcatttttggAGATTTTTTGGCTAGTTTCTAAAAAACGACCCTAGATTTGGCTTAAGGAGCCAAAATGATCAAAAATGAGGTTTcttttgtatatgtgaattgtatatatgccatatgtatgaaattgatcacatatccgatAATGCCCAATAAATAATAAGTTCCATTTGGATAAATgagattcgatggatacagggttcccgaattggttaTGGTCCTCCATATGTTGTGGTCCTCCatatgttgtggacacaccataGCTTGAAAGAGTGTCATGttattagctcttatgagcatcccgatatatgactctcttgagcttcccgttatatggttcttgcgagcttcccattaatagctcttcggagcatcctgattggttgtgatcctgcatgtgttgtggacacaccacagctcttatgagcatcccaatatatggctctccggagcttcccgatatagCTCTCTTGAACTgcccgatatatggctatctggagcttcctaattaatggctcttcggagctacccatTATTGcctcgcatgagcttcccgattatggcttttatgagcttcccattatacaacccagataagcttcccgttacatggcacACATGAGCTTcatgttatatggctcgagagagggcTTTCTGATTAAGTGCTcacccgaatatgaattgacggattttagattcgtacacttcatgtgtactacccttgtatccatcgatatttttaattattcaacgGGTAAAGTTCTGATGTGAGATGATATGAATTCAAGATGAATTACtatgataaatacttgaaatacaaagatatgatatgtacatgTTCATGGACACTTGAAGtgataaatacatgtatgtggaaattgaatattgatgagctcattcatgtttcttggtatttatgtgaattacttgactaacatgcttgatgaggatatgtgctAGGCAATTGACCAAATTGGTTTCAACATGTTTATTTGgttaccttaaatgtgaatttaattggtaagttaaattcctgttatacgaacttactaaggtTTAAAACTTACTCTGTTTTTATTTCCCCAGTTTAATAGTAATTCAGAAGCTCAatttggttggaagctggttggagcaacatcacactatccctcgGCTCATTTCGGTATAATTCGTAAATtacttttggttataatggcatgtagaGATTGAATTGGGCCATTAATGGTATGTATGGGATTTGGTTGTAACTAACCTTTAGAATGGCTTGTGATAGATATGTTTTGAAAAGTATATAAGAGTTTAGACATAgttgatatgtgtttgaaatggatGAGTGGTGGAAATCATATGGATAAATTGATAAATGGATGAAATGGCATATTTAGTACAAAGatgtttttatatgtattagattaacttgataaaaatgaaaacttggTCATATGTGTTAACATGTCATATTTGATACTTGATATTGGCTTGATTTGGATGTATTGTATTGACTTGAGAATATGTTTAAGTGTTTATATAGGTGGAAAACAAATTTGGGTAAGAAATATGGCTTGAAAATAGCCCTATTTCGTCCACAGAggcagagacacgagcgtgtgtctcaaccgcgtgtgacacacggcctagaaCATAGGCGTGTGTTTTGGCCGTGTGTTccctgcatcttaaaaatttcaaaacagaatgctcaaagTTGATCACACAACCTGGCATACGGGtgtatggcttggccgtgtgacccctgaacctatttaatgaaaattattatgttcacacggcctagcacacgagcgtgtgacttggccgtgtgacctaagtcagagagttacacaagtATGAACACTGGttgggacatggccatgtgccttacttcgaatgcccacacggcttgagacatggACGTGTCTCTTGGCTGTGTGAACCATACcgcctgaccacacgggcgtgtgccctcTGCaccttgataaaattttgagattttacgaaaaattctctgagttcccaatttagtcctgacttgATTCGAAGGTGTATTTTGAGCCTCgatggctcatataagggacaatatgattgatttatgattgatttctgatatgaatgtgaaatgatataaaatgtctgtatttgatctgtaaattctggtaatactctgtaaccttaTTTCAGCGATTGATATGGGTTAGAAGTGTTACAGGAAAAGTCTTGAAAATCGAAGGATTGGCAGTGAAATATACCATGGAAATTTCAAAGACCTCAAAGGGGTAAATTCTTTACATGGCTCGTTCTTAAATAAAAGCTGATGACTGACGTGGAGCTTGTTAAGCAGGGAACATGGTATAATAGCTTGTGTGGTATATGTGGTTATCATTCTGAagatattttgcatgttttccGAGAGCGTCTGATagctaaaaaaatttagaggcaAGTTATCCTGATGAAACCAATGAGAGCTTTTTTACAAGAGACCTTCTTCAATGGTTAAAGTCTAATTTGCAGAGCCTTACGAAACTAGTCGTCGGTAAGGTAAATTGGTTATGTTTATCTGGTTTATTAACCTGGCGAATTTGGAAGAATCagaacctttttctttttcagggCGTCTCCTGGAACACATGTGAGGTTATTAAGATTTCACATATATGGGCAAAACAGTTTGTTTCTTTTCCCAGAAAGGACGTATCTAGACAGAAGAAACAAATTTCAATAGCCGAGATGTCGAGAAGTTGGATCAATCTCTGCATTGATGTGGCAGTCCAGATAGTTTCAGGTGGTGCTGCAACGGGGGGAGTCATaaggaatggaaatgggagtgGATTATGGGATATAATAGATATTTGGGCAAATGCTCAGTCTTTGACGCTGAACTGTAGGATATTCTTGACAGTTTAGCTCTCATTCAAAACAGGTGCTATGATGGTGTGCTAATACAAATAGATAGCTTGGAGGTGGTTAAGGCCATTCAAGATTCGTTTTTGTCAAGTTCGAACTCTGCCCTCATTAGAGGTATTCATCATCTGCTGTTGAATGCAAACTCGTGGGGTATTCAACATTTTCCAAGGGATTGCAATAAAACTGCTGGCTGCTTGGCCAAGATAGCCATTGATACAAACCAAAAATTGAAgattttttatgagattttgaGAGAGGTGCT
This sequence is a window from Gossypium raimondii isolate GPD5lz chromosome 5, ASM2569854v1, whole genome shotgun sequence. Protein-coding genes within it:
- the LOC105770158 gene encoding proline-rich receptor-like protein kinase PERK1; translated protein: MSKSFVCLVLLTLVATCALGKAHSNTPTKSPSFPSPTTASTASPPASPPSTATPSPSPSSHESSLTSSPTSSPSIPPLAPTTIPSIVTPASSISQTPNLSAAPLLNVTIGLAVAVILAALHLLTKI